In the genome of Thiobacter sp. AK1, one region contains:
- the secF gene encoding protein translocase subunit SecF yields MEFFRIKRDIPFMKYAKVTSFVSLATFILAVVFLFWKGLNLGVDFTGGTVIEVRYGAPADIKKIREHLAANGFAEASVQNFGTSRDVLVRLPVKAGLTSAQLSGAVMQVLRGQSPDASLQRVEFVGPQVGQELLYDGSLALLLVSIGIVIYLWVRFEWQFAVAAIAATLHDVIIIVGLFAAFQWEFSLTVLAAVLAILGYSVNDTVVVFDRIRENFRKLRKGTPAQIIDNAITATLSRTIMTHLTTQIMVFAMLFLGGEILFYFALALTIGIVVGTYSSVLVASPIVMWLGISREAFVKPEKKQEAQLLP; encoded by the coding sequence ATGGAATTCTTCAGAATCAAGCGCGACATCCCTTTCATGAAGTACGCGAAGGTGACGTCCTTCGTGTCGCTGGCCACCTTTATCCTGGCGGTGGTCTTTCTGTTCTGGAAGGGGCTCAATCTGGGCGTGGATTTCACGGGTGGTACCGTGATCGAGGTGCGTTATGGGGCGCCCGCCGACATCAAGAAGATTCGGGAACATCTGGCTGCCAATGGCTTCGCGGAGGCCAGCGTACAGAACTTTGGAACCTCGCGCGACGTCCTGGTGCGTCTGCCGGTCAAGGCTGGCCTCACCAGCGCCCAGCTTTCCGGGGCGGTGATGCAGGTGTTGCGCGGCCAGAGCCCGGATGCCAGCTTGCAGCGCGTGGAATTCGTCGGACCCCAGGTGGGGCAGGAGCTGCTCTATGATGGCTCCCTGGCGCTGCTTTTGGTGTCCATCGGCATCGTGATCTATCTGTGGGTGCGCTTCGAGTGGCAGTTCGCGGTAGCCGCCATCGCCGCCACTTTGCACGACGTGATCATCATCGTCGGCCTGTTTGCCGCCTTCCAGTGGGAGTTTTCCCTGACCGTGCTCGCGGCGGTGCTGGCCATCCTGGGCTATTCGGTGAACGACACGGTAGTGGTGTTCGATCGGATTCGGGAAAACTTCCGCAAACTGCGCAAGGGCACCCCGGCGCAGATCATCGACAACGCCATTACCGCCACCCTATCACGCACCATCATGACCCACCTCACCACGCAGATCATGGTGTTCGCCATGCTTTTTCTGGGTGGCGAGATCCTGTTCTATTTCGCCCTCGCGCTTACCATTGGCATCGTGGTGGGCACGTACTCATCGGTCCTGGTCGCCAGTCCCATCGTCATGTGGCTGGGCATCTCGCGGGAAGCCTTCGTGAAGCCCGAAAAGAAACAGGAAGCGCAGCTGCTCCCCTGA
- the yajC gene encoding preprotein translocase subunit YajC produces MIIPPAYAAPAAQQADPVMSLLPFIVIFVLFWFMLIRPQMKRAKEQKKMLDALQKGDEVVTAGGLLGKVTKVGDQYVSLEIADGVVVQVQKPTIQAVLPKGTLKSAS; encoded by the coding sequence GTGATCATTCCCCCCGCCTATGCCGCCCCTGCTGCCCAGCAGGCGGACCCCGTCATGAGCTTGTTGCCCTTCATCGTCATCTTCGTGCTGTTCTGGTTCATGCTGATCCGGCCCCAGATGAAGCGCGCCAAGGAGCAAAAGAAAATGTTGGACGCCCTGCAGAAGGGCGATGAGGTGGTGACTGCCGGTGGCTTGCTAGGCAAGGTCACCAAAGTGGGGGATCAGTACGTCTCGCTGGAGATTGCCGACGGCGTGGTGGTGCAGGTGCAAAAACCCACCATCCAGGCGGTGCTGCCCAAAGGCACGCTAAAGAGCGCCAGCTGA
- a CDS encoding M48 family metallopeptidase, translating into MRFIVALLVASLVGACATTTQSGAVGVERRQLLLVSRQDAERSAAAFYAKEKEKYAARGALNPDPAQTARVRRIARDLIAQTGVFRPDAPHWKWEVNVLKSDELNAYCAAGGKIAVYSGLIERLKLTDDELAAVMGHEIAHALREHSREAMSELVAQQLGIAVLATALNMGSLTQDLLDKAATLAIQLPNSREKEREADRIGLELTARAGFDPRAAVSVWKKMMAAGGSQPPAFLSTHPNPADRMQDIEAHLPRVLPLYEEARHAQR; encoded by the coding sequence ATGCGTTTCATCGTCGCCTTGCTCGTAGCGAGCCTGGTTGGCGCCTGCGCCACCACCACTCAAAGCGGCGCCGTGGGTGTGGAGCGACGGCAACTCCTCTTGGTCTCGCGCCAAGATGCGGAGCGTAGCGCCGCCGCCTTCTACGCGAAGGAGAAGGAAAAATACGCAGCGCGCGGCGCCCTCAACCCGGATCCGGCACAGACTGCGCGCGTGCGGCGCATCGCCCGCGATCTCATCGCGCAGACCGGCGTGTTCCGCCCGGACGCGCCGCACTGGAAGTGGGAAGTGAACGTGCTCAAAAGCGACGAGCTCAATGCCTATTGCGCCGCTGGCGGTAAGATCGCCGTCTATAGCGGACTGATCGAGCGGCTCAAGCTGACGGACGACGAGCTGGCAGCGGTGATGGGCCACGAAATCGCCCACGCCTTACGCGAGCACAGCCGCGAGGCCATGTCCGAGCTGGTGGCGCAGCAGCTGGGCATCGCTGTCTTGGCCACCGCCCTCAACATGGGTTCCCTCACCCAGGATCTGCTGGACAAAGCAGCAACCCTGGCGATCCAGCTGCCCAATTCGCGCGAGAAGGAACGGGAGGCCGATCGCATCGGACTGGAGCTCACCGCGCGCGCCGGCTTTGATCCCCGCGCGGCGGTGAGCGTGTGGAAAAAGATGATGGCCGCGGGCGGCAGCCAGCCGCCGGCATTCTTGAGCACCCACCCCAATCCCGCCGACCGCATGCAGGACATCGAGGCCCATCTGCCGCGCGTGCTGCCCCTCTACGAAGAAGCACGCCACGCGCAGCGATAA
- the panC gene encoding pantoate--beta-alanine ligase has product MEVIATIRALDERLSEAGRVAFVPTMGNLHEGHLALVRLARAHGDTVVVSIFVNPLQFGPNEDYHKYPRTLAEDCAKLESVGCDVVFAPTVTEMYPTPQQTEILPPPVADELCGAFRPGHFRGVATVVAKLFNIVQPSVAVFGKKDYQQLFIVRSMVRELNFPIQILAGETVRADDGLALSSRNAYLSGAQRAEAPRLYRSLGAVAAAIAQGERDYPALEASARRELESHGWRVDYVSVRDAATLALPQGNPPQLVVLGAAWLGETRLIDNVEVTPSGTPSVAV; this is encoded by the coding sequence ATGGAAGTGATCGCGACCATACGCGCGCTGGACGAACGCCTGAGTGAGGCTGGCCGCGTGGCCTTCGTGCCTACTATGGGTAACCTGCATGAAGGCCACCTGGCCTTGGTGCGCCTGGCGCGCGCTCACGGTGACACGGTGGTGGTGAGCATCTTCGTCAATCCATTGCAGTTTGGCCCCAACGAGGACTACCACAAATACCCGCGCACCCTGGCCGAGGACTGCGCGAAACTGGAAAGCGTGGGATGCGACGTGGTGTTCGCGCCCACCGTTACGGAAATGTACCCCACCCCGCAGCAGACCGAGATCCTGCCGCCGCCAGTGGCGGACGAATTGTGCGGTGCTTTCCGGCCCGGGCATTTCCGGGGTGTCGCCACGGTGGTGGCCAAGTTGTTCAACATCGTGCAGCCCAGCGTGGCGGTGTTCGGCAAAAAGGATTACCAGCAGCTCTTCATCGTGCGCAGCATGGTGCGCGAGCTCAATTTCCCCATTCAGATCCTGGCGGGGGAGACGGTGCGCGCCGACGACGGCCTGGCCCTTTCCTCCCGCAATGCTTACCTGTCTGGCGCCCAGCGCGCCGAGGCGCCACGTCTGTACCGCAGCCTCGGCGCCGTGGCCGCAGCGATCGCCCAGGGGGAGCGAGACTATCCCGCGCTGGAGGCGAGCGCACGTCGGGAACTGGAGTCCCATGGCTGGCGGGTGGACTACGTGTCGGTGCGGGACGCGGCCACGCTGGCCCTGCCGCAAGGAAACCCGCCGCAACTGGTGGTGCTGGGCGCGGCCTGGCTGGGCGAGACGCGTCTGATCGACAACGTCGAGGTGACGCCTTCCGGCACCCCGTCGGTAGCGGTATAA
- a CDS encoding DUF3025 domain-containing protein — MHTPWNPQRLQGPLFASLATVLARLPWPAGRWPNYPQYQALLDGLPMPVMSGLGVPLRVSAPLAAGPDWQTGYEARIAREGLLPTRLQNWHDLFNLLVWVAFPRSKAALNRCHYRLQEARAQRGEGGRTPAEQALAQFDESGVIIVAADAELLSLMRAFRWKALFWQKRARVQTHMACYLFGHGLMEKALAPFVGMTGKGVVVEVSAEFFRLRLTEQLARLDGIVAAVVPQLTSPADLQPVPVLGFPGFTSANDEPTYYDNLAYFRPGRRRDRAAPT; from the coding sequence ATGCACACGCCATGGAATCCGCAGCGCCTCCAGGGCCCGCTATTCGCTTCGCTTGCGACCGTGCTGGCGCGCCTCCCCTGGCCCGCGGGACGCTGGCCCAACTACCCGCAATATCAGGCCTTGCTCGATGGTCTGCCGATGCCCGTGATGAGCGGCCTAGGGGTGCCGCTGCGGGTGAGTGCGCCGCTGGCCGCCGGTCCGGATTGGCAGACCGGTTATGAGGCGCGCATCGCTCGTGAAGGGCTGCTGCCCACGCGCCTCCAAAATTGGCACGATCTCTTCAATCTGCTCGTCTGGGTGGCCTTTCCCCGCAGCAAGGCCGCGCTGAACCGCTGCCACTACCGGCTGCAGGAAGCCCGTGCGCAACGGGGAGAGGGCGGCCGCACGCCCGCCGAACAGGCGCTCGCCCAGTTCGACGAAAGCGGCGTGATCATCGTGGCCGCTGATGCCGAGCTCTTGAGCCTGATGCGCGCCTTCCGCTGGAAAGCACTGTTCTGGCAAAAGCGGGCGCGCGTGCAGACCCATATGGCCTGCTATCTCTTCGGCCATGGCCTCATGGAAAAGGCACTTGCCCCCTTCGTTGGCATGACCGGCAAGGGTGTCGTGGTGGAGGTATCAGCGGAATTTTTCCGTCTGCGTCTTACCGAGCAATTGGCGCGGCTGGATGGAATCGTGGCTGCGGTGGTACCGCAACTCACCTCACCCGCTGACCTGCAGCCGGTGCCGGTGCTGGGGTTTCCGGGCTTCACGTCGGCGAACGACGAGCCCACTTATTACGACAACCTGGCTTACTTTCGCCCCGGACGCAGGCGCGACCGGGCCGCCCCAACCTGA
- the tgt gene encoding tRNA guanosine(34) transglycosylase Tgt: MKFELLAHDGAARRGRLTLTHGVVETPAFMPVGTYGTVKAMRPDALREVGAQIVLGNTFHLYLRPGLEVIAAHGGLHGFMGWDGPILTDSGGFQVFSLNALRQISEEGVHFRSPVNGDPCFLSPEESMRIQRVLNSDIVMIFDECTPYPADQATARASMQLSLRWAERSRRAHEGNPSALFGIVQGGMYEGLREASVEGLIKIGFDGYAIGGLSVGEPKDEMRRILAFTAPRLPAERPRYLMGVGTPEDIVEAVALGMDMFDCVMPTRNARNGMLFTRHGDIKIRNSVHRTDTRPLDETCDCYTCRHFSRAYLHHLDKTNEILGAILNTHHNLHFYQTLMRELRAAIEAGRLADYIAAFCAARAGAAGGPSC, translated from the coding sequence ATGAAGTTCGAACTGCTCGCCCACGACGGTGCCGCCCGGCGCGGGCGGCTCACCCTCACCCACGGTGTGGTGGAGACGCCCGCCTTCATGCCGGTGGGGACCTATGGCACCGTCAAGGCCATGCGGCCAGATGCCCTGCGCGAGGTGGGTGCGCAGATCGTGCTGGGCAATACTTTCCACCTCTACCTGCGGCCTGGGCTAGAGGTGATCGCCGCCCATGGCGGGTTGCATGGCTTCATGGGTTGGGATGGGCCCATTCTCACCGATTCCGGCGGGTTTCAGGTTTTCAGTCTCAATGCCTTGCGTCAAATCAGTGAAGAGGGTGTGCACTTCCGCTCGCCGGTGAACGGCGATCCCTGCTTCCTCTCGCCCGAGGAATCCATGCGTATCCAGCGGGTGCTGAACTCGGACATCGTGATGATCTTCGACGAGTGCACACCCTATCCCGCAGATCAGGCCACCGCCCGCGCTTCGATGCAACTTTCGCTGCGTTGGGCGGAACGTTCCCGGCGCGCCCACGAGGGCAATCCCAGTGCCCTGTTCGGCATCGTCCAAGGGGGCATGTACGAGGGACTGCGCGAGGCGTCCGTTGAGGGCCTAATCAAAATCGGCTTCGATGGCTATGCCATCGGCGGCCTGTCGGTGGGTGAACCAAAGGACGAGATGCGTCGAATCCTCGCCTTCACCGCGCCGCGCTTGCCGGCGGAGCGGCCACGCTACCTAATGGGCGTGGGCACGCCGGAGGACATCGTGGAGGCCGTGGCCCTTGGCATGGACATGTTCGATTGCGTGATGCCCACGCGCAATGCGCGTAACGGCATGCTGTTTACCCGCCATGGCGACATCAAGATTCGCAACAGCGTGCATCGCACCGACACACGCCCGCTGGATGAAACCTGCGACTGCTACACCTGCCGTCATTTCAGTCGTGCTTACCTACACCACCTGGACAAGACCAACGAGATCTTAGGGGCCATCCTCAACACACACCACAACCTGCATTTCTACCAGACCTTGATGCGGGAGCTGCGCGCCGCGATCGAGGCAGGGCGCCTGGCGGATTACATCGCTGCGTTCTGCGCGGCGCGCGCGGGCGCCGCAGGCGGGCCTTCGTGCTAG
- the secD gene encoding protein translocase subunit SecD, with translation MNRYPLWKYIVVAIALAVGFIYTLPNFYGESPAVQISAGKPTVQVDAMTLKRVEDVLKSAKIPYELAQLDTRTVKVRFADTDTQLRAKTVLEEQLGSDYVVALNLLSRSPAWLAAIHAQPMYLGLDLRGGVHFLLQIDTKTTIDRAVERYASDVRALMRENRVQYSAVARRGQAVEVKFPDGVNRAKAKDLIAAKLDDLVVREEDRGGELYLVATLKPEALKRRQEMDLKQNLTTLRNRVNELGVAEPIIQQQGVDRIVVQLPGVQDTARAKQILGRTATLELRMADFTDSEIAAALAGQVPLGAELMRERNGQPVLVRKNVVLTGEYITDASAGFDEHGRPAVHMTLDSRGARIFQQLTRENIGKRMAILLIEKGQAEVVTAPVIQTEIPGGRVQITGMRSTEEANDIALLLRAGALAAPMEIIEERTVGPSLGSDNIRRGFYSTLVGFAGIVLFMVAYYRVFGVIASLALAVNVMLLVALLSMLQATLTLPGIAGIALTVGMAIDANVLIFERIREELRNGNTPQASIHAGYDRAWDTILDSNITTLIAGFFLFWLGSGPVRGFAVTLCLGILTSMFSAVTVSRAMVNLTYGRMKRIQKLSIG, from the coding sequence ATGAACCGCTATCCCCTCTGGAAGTACATCGTCGTCGCCATTGCCCTGGCGGTGGGCTTCATCTACACCTTGCCCAATTTCTACGGCGAATCGCCGGCGGTGCAGATTTCCGCGGGTAAGCCCACGGTACAGGTCGATGCGATGACGTTGAAACGTGTGGAAGACGTGCTGAAAAGCGCGAAGATCCCGTATGAGCTCGCTCAGCTCGACACGCGCACGGTGAAGGTGCGCTTTGCCGACACCGATACCCAGTTGCGTGCCAAAACCGTGCTGGAAGAGCAGCTGGGTAGTGACTACGTGGTCGCGCTCAATCTTTTGTCCCGCTCGCCCGCCTGGCTCGCCGCCATCCATGCCCAGCCCATGTACCTCGGCCTGGATCTGCGTGGCGGTGTGCATTTTCTGCTGCAGATCGACACGAAGACCACCATCGACCGGGCGGTCGAGCGCTATGCTTCCGATGTGCGGGCCTTGATGCGGGAGAACCGCGTGCAATATTCCGCCGTGGCGCGCCGCGGCCAGGCCGTGGAAGTGAAGTTCCCGGACGGCGTCAACCGCGCCAAGGCCAAGGACCTGATCGCTGCCAAGTTGGACGATCTGGTGGTGCGCGAGGAAGACAGGGGGGGTGAACTCTATCTGGTGGCAACCCTCAAGCCGGAAGCCCTCAAGCGCCGCCAGGAGATGGACCTCAAGCAAAACCTCACCACCCTGCGCAACCGCGTCAACGAGCTGGGGGTGGCGGAGCCCATCATCCAGCAGCAAGGGGTGGATCGCATCGTGGTGCAACTGCCTGGCGTGCAGGACACCGCCCGCGCCAAGCAGATCCTGGGACGTACTGCCACCTTGGAGCTGCGCATGGCGGACTTCACGGACAGCGAGATCGCAGCGGCGCTGGCCGGCCAGGTGCCGCTCGGGGCGGAGCTCATGCGCGAGCGCAATGGCCAGCCGGTGCTGGTGCGCAAGAACGTGGTGCTCACCGGGGAATACATCACCGATGCCAGTGCCGGCTTCGACGAGCACGGCCGGCCCGCCGTGCACATGACGCTGGACAGCCGCGGCGCGCGCATTTTCCAGCAGCTCACGCGGGAGAACATCGGCAAGCGCATGGCCATCCTGCTCATTGAAAAAGGCCAGGCGGAGGTGGTAACCGCGCCCGTGATTCAGACCGAGATTCCAGGTGGCCGGGTGCAGATCACGGGCATGCGCAGCACCGAGGAGGCCAATGACATCGCCCTGTTGCTGCGCGCCGGGGCGCTGGCGGCACCCATGGAAATCATCGAGGAGCGCACCGTGGGGCCCAGCTTGGGTAGCGACAACATCCGACGTGGTTTCTACTCTACGCTGGTGGGGTTTGCTGGCATCGTGCTTTTCATGGTCGCGTATTACCGCGTTTTCGGCGTGATCGCTAGCCTCGCTCTGGCGGTCAACGTGATGTTGTTGGTGGCGCTTTTGTCCATGCTGCAGGCCACGCTCACCCTGCCGGGCATCGCGGGTATCGCCCTCACGGTGGGCATGGCCATCGATGCCAACGTGCTCATCTTCGAGCGCATCCGCGAGGAACTGCGCAACGGAAATACGCCCCAGGCGTCCATCCATGCCGGTTACGACCGCGCCTGGGATACCATCCTGGACTCCAACATCACGACCCTGATCGCCGGCTTCTTTCTGTTTTGGCTGGGATCGGGGCCGGTACGTGGCTTCGCCGTCACCCTGTGTCTGGGTATTCTCACCTCCATGTTTAGTGCGGTCACGGTGTCACGTGCGATGGTCAACCTGACCTACGGCCGCATGAAACGGATACAAAAGCTCTCCATCGGCTGA
- the panD gene encoding aspartate 1-decarboxylase — MQRTMLKSKLHRVRVTHAELHYEGSCAIDEALLEAADIREYQQIEIYNVSNGERFTTYAIRAERDSGIISVNGAAAHKAKPGDIVIVAAYAQYNELELQKYAPQLVYVDEHNRIVEQRDRIPVQMA; from the coding sequence ATGCAACGGACCATGCTCAAATCGAAGCTGCACCGGGTGCGCGTGACGCACGCCGAACTGCACTACGAGGGTTCCTGCGCCATCGACGAAGCGCTCCTGGAAGCGGCCGACATCCGCGAATACCAGCAGATCGAGATCTACAACGTCAGTAACGGCGAGCGTTTCACCACCTATGCCATCCGTGCCGAGCGGGACTCGGGCATCATTTCGGTGAATGGTGCCGCGGCCCACAAGGCCAAGCCCGGTGACATCGTCATCGTTGCTGCCTATGCCCAATACAACGAGCTGGAGCTGCAAAAATACGCCCCGCAGCTCGTCTACGTGGACGAACACAACCGGATCGTGGAACAGCGCGACAGGATTCCGGTGCAGATGGCGTGA
- a CDS encoding DedA family protein, protein MELLAQFADIVLHLDQHLLWLLENYGNWFYLVLFLIIFCETGLVVTPFLPGDSLLFVAGALAAADGIDVATLSTVLMVAAFLGDNTNYWIGHVLGPRVFRGQARWLNRAHLEKTEAFYRRHGGKTVLLARFFPILRTFAPFVAGIGRMPYARFVAFSAAGAVLWINSLVFAGYFFGNIPFIKENLTLVILGIVALSLMPGFIHFLRTRTA, encoded by the coding sequence TTGGAACTTCTCGCCCAGTTCGCCGACATTGTGCTGCACCTGGACCAGCATCTGCTTTGGCTGCTGGAGAATTACGGCAACTGGTTCTACCTGGTGCTGTTTCTGATCATTTTCTGCGAGACCGGGTTGGTGGTGACGCCTTTTTTACCCGGGGATTCCCTGCTATTCGTGGCCGGTGCTCTGGCCGCTGCCGATGGCATCGATGTGGCCACGCTGTCGACCGTGTTGATGGTGGCTGCCTTCCTCGGCGACAACACCAATTACTGGATCGGGCATGTTCTGGGACCACGCGTGTTTCGGGGGCAAGCGCGCTGGCTCAACCGCGCCCACCTGGAAAAGACCGAGGCCTTCTATCGCCGTCACGGCGGCAAGACGGTGCTGCTGGCCCGTTTCTTTCCCATCCTGCGCACCTTCGCGCCATTCGTCGCAGGCATTGGCCGCATGCCCTATGCGCGCTTCGTGGCTTTCAGCGCCGCTGGGGCGGTGCTGTGGATCAACTCCCTCGTGTTCGCCGGCTATTTCTTCGGCAACATCCCCTTCATCAAGGAAAATCTCACCCTGGTGATCCTGGGCATTGTGGCCCTGTCCTTGATGCCAGGTTTCATTCACTTCTTGCGCACGCGCACAGCGTGA
- the tal gene encoding transaldolase, whose translation MQREAFLPTSGSSLLEIKRYGQSIWLDNLSRTLLREGGLRAYVERDGVSGVTSNPAIFQKAIADSPYYREEIARLRESGLSPEERFEVLAVADVREACDLLRPLWEATDGDDGFVSLEVSPSLAYDEPGTVAAAQRLYAKVDRPNVLIKVPATPPGVLAFETLTAHGVSVNVTLIFSLLQHMEVMRAYLRGLQRWVAGGGDPRRVKSVASIFLSRVDTLVDKRLEAIGSDEALALRGKSAVAMAKVAYGRYKEIFHGAEFASLRAAGARPQYPLWASTGTKNPAYSDVLYVEPLIGPETINTLPDATLAAFRDHGRAAPTLEQDAEQALNDYLTLERIGINMREVGEELQVAGVKLFQDAFEQLLASLG comes from the coding sequence ATGCAAAGAGAAGCCTTTCTGCCAACAAGCGGCAGCAGTCTGCTGGAGATCAAGCGCTACGGCCAGAGCATCTGGCTGGACAATCTCTCGCGCACCCTCCTGCGTGAAGGCGGTTTACGCGCCTACGTGGAACGCGACGGCGTCTCCGGCGTGACCTCTAACCCGGCGATCTTCCAAAAGGCCATCGCCGACAGTCCTTACTACCGCGAGGAAATCGCGCGCCTGCGTGAAAGCGGCTTGAGTCCCGAGGAACGGTTCGAGGTGCTGGCCGTGGCCGATGTACGGGAGGCCTGCGACCTGCTACGTCCCCTGTGGGAAGCCACTGATGGGGACGACGGCTTCGTCAGCTTAGAGGTCTCGCCCAGCCTCGCTTACGATGAACCCGGCACCGTGGCGGCGGCGCAACGCCTTTACGCCAAGGTGGATCGTCCCAACGTGCTGATCAAGGTCCCGGCCACGCCCCCGGGCGTGCTCGCGTTCGAAACGCTGACCGCCCATGGCGTGAGTGTCAACGTCACGCTCATTTTTTCGCTTTTGCAGCACATGGAGGTGATGCGCGCCTATCTGCGCGGCCTACAGCGCTGGGTCGCCGGCGGCGGCGATCCGCGCCGGGTGAAATCCGTGGCCAGCATTTTCCTGTCACGGGTGGATACCCTGGTGGACAAGCGGCTCGAGGCCATCGGCAGCGACGAGGCGCTGGCGCTGCGCGGCAAAAGCGCCGTGGCCATGGCAAAGGTCGCCTATGGCCGCTACAAGGAAATCTTCCATGGGGCGGAATTCGCCTCGCTGCGTGCGGCCGGTGCCCGTCCCCAGTATCCCCTTTGGGCGAGTACAGGCACCAAGAATCCCGCCTACAGCGACGTACTCTACGTGGAGCCACTGATCGGCCCAGAGACCATCAACACCCTGCCGGACGCCACCTTGGCCGCCTTCCGCGACCATGGGCGCGCCGCGCCAACCCTGGAGCAAGACGCTGAGCAAGCGCTCAACGACTATCTAACCCTGGAACGCATCGGCATCAACATGCGTGAGGTAGGCGAAGAACTACAAGTTGCCGGGGTGAAGCTGTTCCAAGACGCCTTCGAACAATTACTCGCGTCCCTTGGATGA
- the queA gene encoding tRNA preQ1(34) S-adenosylmethionine ribosyltransferase-isomerase QueA — translation MPGAAHSPSPMHISEFDFFLPAELIAQFPPERRRESRLLHINGATGTLADRMFTDFPELVRAGDVLVLNDTRVIKARLFATKDTGGKVEVLIERVLDSHHALALLRASHAPKAGSFLRVDDDTGLLVEAREGDLYRVHLRAGMPLLEWLEIHGSLPLPPYIERAPQALDEARYQTVYATRPGAVAAPTAGLHFDEDMLATLQENGVVLARVTLHVGAGTFQPVRVEDVRQHRMHSEWYEVPEQTVAAIEQARARGGRVLAVGTTSLRALEAAAASGTLTAGFGETNLFIVPGYRFRVVERLLTNFHLPRSTLFMLVCAFGGINTLKHAYAHAVEMRYRFFSYGDATLIERAPQ, via the coding sequence ATGCCGGGCGCCGCGCACAGCCCCTCGCCCATGCACATTTCCGAATTTGATTTTTTTCTGCCTGCCGAGCTCATTGCCCAGTTTCCGCCCGAGCGCCGGCGCGAAAGTCGGTTGCTCCACATAAACGGTGCGACCGGCACCTTGGCCGATCGCATGTTCACCGATTTTCCCGAGCTAGTACGCGCGGGGGATGTGCTGGTGCTCAACGACACGCGGGTGATCAAGGCGCGGCTCTTTGCCACCAAGGACACCGGCGGCAAAGTGGAGGTGTTAATCGAGCGGGTCTTGGACAGCCATCACGCGCTGGCCTTGCTGCGCGCGAGTCATGCGCCCAAGGCGGGCAGTTTTCTGCGCGTGGACGACGACACGGGGCTGCTAGTGGAGGCGCGCGAGGGCGATCTCTACCGCGTCCATTTGCGGGCCGGAATGCCTCTGCTCGAATGGCTGGAAATTCACGGCAGCCTGCCGCTGCCCCCTTACATCGAGCGCGCGCCGCAGGCACTGGACGAAGCGCGTTACCAGACGGTGTATGCCACGCGCCCAGGTGCGGTGGCGGCCCCCACGGCGGGGCTACATTTCGACGAAGATATGCTGGCGACCTTGCAGGAAAATGGGGTGGTGCTGGCGCGCGTGACCTTGCATGTGGGGGCCGGCACCTTCCAGCCGGTGCGCGTAGAGGACGTGCGCCAACACCGGATGCATAGCGAGTGGTATGAAGTCCCAGAGCAGACGGTGGCGGCCATCGAGCAGGCGCGTGCCAGGGGCGGCCGTGTGTTGGCGGTAGGCACCACCTCTTTGCGTGCCCTAGAGGCGGCTGCGGCGAGCGGCACGCTCACGGCGGGCTTTGGTGAGACTAACCTGTTCATCGTGCCTGGCTACCGTTTCCGGGTGGTGGAGCGCCTGCTCACGAATTTCCATCTACCGCGTTCCACCCTGTTCATGCTGGTGTGCGCCTTCGGCGGCATCAACACCCTGAAGCACGCTTACGCCCACGCGGTGGAGATGCGCTATCGCTTCTTTAGCTACGGAGACGCCACGCTCATCGAGCGGGCGCCGCAATGA